The Leptospira neocaledonica DNA window GATGAGGCAAAGGGATCCAGTCCAGGTCCACTCCGTAAAAGTTTTTCTTAAACTTTTTACCGATAACATCATCCAGTTTATACTTTTTATTCTCCACCAATTGATCGATCGCGAGTTTGCCTATCGGAATGATGAGTTCAGGTTGATTGAATTCCACTTCGAAACGAATATACCTGGAACAATTTTCTACTTCGGAAGGATTTGGTTTTCTATCCCCGCTCTTTGCTTTGCCAGGAAAACATCTACAAACTGCAGCCATATTTACTTTAGATCTGTAGATTTCTTCTTCTATTCCAATGGAAAAAAACCATTTGAATAAAGTTTTGCCTGCAGTGTAAGCGAATGGCCTTCCGAATTTTTCTTCGTGGATACCGGGAGCCTGGCCTATGCTCATAATTTTTGCGCCGGGAATTCCTCCTTGCACAGGATTGCCCACCATGTCCGGACAAAGTCTGCAATGAAGTAATGTCTCTATATGTTTTTTGAATTTTTGGGAATCGTTCATCGCCAACGGGTCAAGGCGCTAAAAGTTTCCAAGCCTCTTTGGAAGTGCTTCCTACTCGGATTAGACTTTTTAATTTGGTAAGTTCTAAAATTTTGTTCACTTGAGAGGAAGGGGAGAAGACTGCGATTCCACCCTTGCCACTCTTGACTAGTCTAGAATGTGTCGCCATAAAAACTCCCAGTCCAGAAGAATCTATATACTTCACATTTTCCATATTCACTAGAAGATAAATGAATCCTCGATCGAGTAGATGAAAGAATCTTTCTTTCATGATCTGAGCGGAATACAAATTGATCTCGCCGGAAATTTTTACAACCACTGCTTCCTTGGGAAGACCATCCGGAATATTATCCTGATCCAGAAATACGCCCAACT harbors:
- a CDS encoding uracil-DNA glycosylase family protein; the encoded protein is MNDSQKFKKHIETLLHCRLCPDMVGNPVQGGIPGAKIMSIGQAPGIHEEKFGRPFAYTAGKTLFKWFFSIGIEEEIYRSKVNMAAVCRCFPGKAKSGDRKPNPSEVENCSRYIRFEVEFNQPELIIPIGKLAIDQLVENKKYKLDDVIGKKFKKNFYGVDLDWIPLPHPSGLNVWNHSPEAKILIAKSLDLIRKHPAIKREFFSKN
- a CDS encoding STAS domain-containing protein — its product is MADTPWNLDSKDFDHDAPELGVFLDQDNIPDGLPKEAVVVKISGEINLYSAQIMKERFFHLLDRGFIYLLVNMENVKYIDSSGLGVFMATHSRLVKSGKGGIAVFSPSSQVNKILELTKLKSLIRVGSTSKEAWKLLAP